In Arachis stenosperma cultivar V10309 chromosome 1, arast.V10309.gnm1.PFL2, whole genome shotgun sequence, one DNA window encodes the following:
- the LOC130976028 gene encoding protein FAR-RED IMPAIRED RESPONSE 1-like: MSKSQDKCVSSVHPPSCTPPSRSSFIDCDMVESLGCVPSAIAENLSNQQENVSGDVVVDGEKSNKVMQLSDITEVGSEEMELGDELPNHGCFQEDEIPRVGMRFAQLQMARDFYVTYAKKVEFATKKRMTTYDITKMPVNQAIHCNRDGFRGSRVKAPTRKNMISAAGCKARIYVKFDKDMQEWILFKVEFRHSHSCSARKAVHYHEYRQLTMHVKYMIEDNDEAEIRPNKTFLTLANEAGGPSNLGFSKKDLRNYITARLRTSNVNADVREMMNYFMRMKDINPNFFYAVKLDDECMDYGLCHSSRSTTMKCITRHTPPVVHLAYYEEVIAKVWGLLPIEESFEDNWSEFIDEYNLHNNTWLLDLYDDRRMWVSIYFKGEFWATMRSTQRSESMHAFYGGFLHNRTSLVQFVHEYDNVLGIKEQSELEDDTADSRGVIPCATSSLMERQFQQEYTTSMFRDVQTEFMKKADYRVSVVAEEGASVCMKVEEEKLVNNTILCVPYDVHFDRFTQEFFIRIKCTKYLPVMFSLDGARKIKRKHTYVKSSNDISWSDESHVAFKGLCAHFYNVAQEFVGDHDKTTLLHAALEETRAKLAVHRAKKRSESVVETHTSIGSQTLNVVGVANIQGPSKVSTKGRPKSKRLDAALEKSFKNSARRKNKNAFSVVCPNASQDVNLGAVGGQNVPKQAGGFMSLLNSFNKN, encoded by the exons ATGTCGAAGTCGCAAGACAAATGTGTTTCAAGTGTGCATCCTCCTTCATGCACACCACCGAGCCGAAGTTCCTTTATCGATTGCGATATGGTTGAATCGCTTGGTTGTGTTCCATCTGCCATTGCAGAGAATTTATCTAATCAACAGGAAAACGTATCCGGCGATGTGGTCGTCGACGGTGAGAAGTCGAACAAG GTCATGCAACTGTCAGATATTACTGAGGTTGGAAGTGAAGAGATGGAGCTTGGTGATGAG TTACCAAATCACGGTTGCTTTCAAGAAGACGAGATACCAAGAGTTGGAATGCGCTTTGCGCAGTTACAGATGGCTCGTGACTTTTATGTTACATACGCAAAGAAAGTAGAATTTGCAACTAAGAAAAGGATGACAACATATGACATCACAAAGATGCCTGTTAACCAAGCTATCCACTGCAATCGCGACGGGTTTCGTGGGTCTCGTGTCAAAGCACCAACCCGGAAGAACATGATTTCAGCTGCTGGGTGCAAGGCAAGGATATATGTGAAGTTTGATAAGGACATGCAAGAGTGGATTTTGTTCAAGGTTGAGTTTAGGCACTCACACTCATGTTCAGCGAGAAAGGCAGTGCACTACCATGAGTATAGGCAGCTGACCATGCATGTGAAATACATGATCGAGGATAATGATGAGGCTGAGATTCGACCAAACAAGACATTCCTAACTTTGGCAAATGAGGCTGGGGGCCCATCTAACCTGGGATTCTCAAAAAAGGATTTAAGAAACTATATAACAGCAAGGCTCCGAACTAGCAATGTGAATGCGGATGTCAGGGAGATGATGAACTACTTCATGAGAATGAAGGACATCAATCCGAACTTCTTTTACGCGGTGAAGTTGGATGATGAGT GCATGGATTACGGTTTGTGTCATTCGTCGAGGTCAACCACCATG AAATGCATTACGCGACACACGCCACCGGTGGTGCATCTGGCATATTACGAAGAAGTTATCGCAAAAGTTTGGGGGTTATTGCCG ATTGAGGAGTCATTTGAGGATAACTGGTCTGAATTTATAGATGAGTACAACTTACATAACAACACATGGCTGTTAG ACCTGTATGATGATCGACGCATGTGGGTCTCCATATACTTCAAGGGTGAATTTTGGGCTACTATGAGGAGTACACAAAGGAGTGAGAGCATGCACGCATTCTACGGTGGATTCTTACACAATAGGACTAGCTTAGTTCAATTTGTTCATGAATATGACAATGTGCTTGGAATCAAGGAGCAGAGCGAATTGGAGGATGATACTGCAGACTCGAGGGGGGTTATCCCTTGTGCAACGAGCTCGCTTATGGAGAGACAATTTCAGCAAGAGTACACTACCAGCATGTTTAGGGATGTTCAAACTGAGTTCATGAAGAAGGCTGATTACAGAGTCTCTGTAGTTGCCGAAGAGGGGGCATCAGTGTGCATGAAGGTGGAAGAGGAGAAATTAGTCAACAATACTATTCTCTGCGTTCCATACGATGTCCACTTTGACCGTTTCACACAGGAG TTTTTCATTCGTATAAAGTGTACAAAGTATCTACCTGTTATGTTCTCCCTCGATGGAGCAAGAAAAATAAAGCGCAAGCATACGTATGTCAAGAGTAGCAATGATATCAGTTGGTCGGATGAGAGTCATGTTGCATTCAAGGGACTGTGTGCACATTTCTACAATGTTGCTCAAGAGTTCGTCGGTGACCACGACAAAACAACATTGCTGCATGCTGCTCTAGAAGAAACAAGGGCCAAGTTGGCTGTGCACCGTGCCAAAAAGAGGTCCGAGAGTGTGGTGGAGACCCACACCAGTATTGGCTCACAGACTCTGAATGTTGTCGGTGTCGCTAACATCCAAGGCCCATCAAAAGTAAGCACAAAGGGTCGGCCAAAGAGTAAGAGGCTCGACGCTGCCCTGGAGAAGTCCTTCAAGAATTCTGCTCGGAGGAAAAACAAGAATGCATTCTCG GTGGTTTGTCCGAACGCATCTCAAGATGTAAACCTTGGTGCTGTTGGTGGCCAAAATGTTCCTAAACAAGCCGGTGGTTTCATGTCTTTGTTAAACTCCTTCAACAAAAATTAG